The Cervus elaphus chromosome 9, mCerEla1.1, whole genome shotgun sequence genomic interval CCAGAGAAGTCTCAGTTCCTTGTTTCACATCAGGGCTGGAAATCCCCCACAGGGAGGTAATTACTCAGGGCCTGAGGTTTACCTACCTATGCCCTGAATTACTGCTAGGAGGAGGCTGATGAGTGGTGGATCTGCCCCCTTGGGCTGGCCCCACCTCTGCACATGGATCCAGACGCAGAGCAGTGACCCAGCCGCAGAACAGCTCTCAGACGTGTGCTGAGGGGGTAGTGACATCCTGCACTAGGTGGTCTGAACTCTCACCCCCACTGCTTCTGAGGGCTGCCGCCCGCCCTCGGTCCTGTCAGTCAGGTCCTGTCACTTGTGGGCATCCAGTGTCCCTTCCTCCTGCTTATTCACTGTGAGTCGAGCAGCAAATGTTGTGGGTTAGACTAGCTGCAGTTATGACCTAGCACTTCATGAGTGGCTCTCCAGAGGGAGGCCTTGCCGCTTCCCCCATGTTCCTGGTCCTCTCCTGATGGGAGGTCTGCATAAGAACCCTGGGGTCTGGGTTGGTGGTAAGGAGGGTCCCCTCTTCGCTTGCCAGCATGTGCCCCAGGGCGTCCCTGAGGTGTAAATGGGGACATATTTGAGAAGggttctttctctcccctccctgagCCCGGCTGGGAGGAGCCCAGTTTAGGGGGCTGCTTCCCCTCCTTTCTGCCTGGGATGGATATTGTTTCACTTTCCTGTCTGACTGTGGATACCCAATTGTCCCTTGTGAATCATGAATCTAAAATCTGCAAGCCCTTGGCACGATAGTGGAGTCAGTTCCACCCGTGGTCACCAAGTGACTGTGTTCACCTGGGCCTCACCCGGGGCTGCCCGCCGACTTCCCACGGATTTCCGGCCCTGTCTCTGCTCCTCAGAGTGCCCCGCTGCTGCCTGGCCCAGCTCGCCTGCTCCTTGCCTTAGCAGGGGAGCCCTCCCTGCTCCTGCCACTGCCTCCTCGGTGCCTCCTTGAGGACATTTAGGCATCTGCGTGCACAGGGGAAGACACCATCATCTGGAAGGGTGTTTACTTGCAATAACGAGGCCAATCAAATGAAAATATGTGGGCTGGGACAATGAACAATTTACAGGAGAAGTCGACATTAGTAGAAAGGGGAGGTGACACTTGGCTTCACTCATTATTAAGGAAATAAAGATTAATCTGTAGCTATTGAAGGAGTCCTAATGAAAAGATGAGGCTGCAAGTGTTCAGACGTCCCTCACATGTGAATTCTGCTCCTTTAGGGAAAGCTGTTTGGCAAGTAGTTTTGAGAGGTGGGTTTTTGTTTGctagttttgttttggtttcactCACTGGGAATGAATTGCAGGGGAGAGATCCAAAGGCCCTGCATGCGCCAGGCTCTTCCTGAGCAGGAGGCTGGCTGTGACTGACCTTTAGGCTGTCTGGCCAAAGCCCCCCTTGGGGGCAGCGTCTGGGAGTGGCTCAGAGGCCTCCTCCCTGCACAACAATGGCATGCTGTCTCTTCTATGATTTTGGGTGAATGTATTTTTGGACAGACAGGTGCCAGGAAGGACCTAAAAACAGGGTGGTCTGTTAGGGTAGTGGGTGAAGTTAATGGAAGGCAGTTGTATAGTCAGCCTACTTTCCCAGGTCTGTTCTTCCTGCTGGCATCCTGGCTCACGCCAAGGTCTCTGCTCTGGACCTCTCTTCCCTCTCCAGGGCTTTGGTGCCATCTCACCGTCTCTGGAGGTGTTGAGGCCTCTGCTGTCCGCCCTCCAAGGCCCAGCTTAGATACTGCTCTCACCACAGGCACCCCTGGCCTGCCTTTTCCCTGACACCTACCTACCTCCCTGCCCCAGCGGTCCTGTACTGGCTTTTTTTTATAGGCCTGGAGCCTGGCTAGAAGCCTCCCCTTGGCTATATCTGAGCCTTGGCATCTCTGCTGTGCATAGGGCCCTCTCGTTGAGGGTGGAGGCAAGGGTCACAGGCTGCTGGGCTATCACTATCTGCTGGATCTGAGGCTGGAGGCCCAAACTCGCACTGCATAGAGCCCAGGACTCCTGTCTGTTAGCTGTGGTGAGGGCAGAACTTGTTCTGCTTCCTGGTGCCAAGGGCCTGACTACCTCCAGAATGCCCAGATAATGCTCCCCACACAGTGCTCAGCGCCCTTGCTAGCATGGCTGGAGCAGAGTGCAGCAGAGCCAGAAGGATGAGCCCTCAGGGTGGTCCTGAACTTGAGGAAGGCAGCAGACACAGTGCTTTCCGCAGGGCCGAGAGCCTGAGCGCCTCCTCAAAGCCGAAAGCCTCTTCGGATCCTCACCTGTGACGGTGGGGTCCCCAGGCCttaccccagccccaccctctgcAGCTTCCAGGAGGGTCTCTGGCTGTGCGAGGGTCTACAGCGCCAGCTTGCTGCAACCCCGAGGGTTGCTCAGGTGTTCTGCCTCCCCCCTCCTGTCTGGCAGCAGGACAGTGTCTGCCCAAGGACAAGGACACTGTGTGCCACTGGGCTTACTCTGTGGGGACTGCTGGTTCAGGAGTGCTTAGGGACCCAGGGCTGTAAATATACCAGGGTGAGGTCACTGGGGTGGAGAGAGGCCATGTGGCAAGCCTAGGACCGTGTCAGGGCCAGAACCCcagggctggggacagggagCGGCTGGCCTTGTTCCTGTGGGACCAGCCTCACTGCCTGGTTTGTCAGGGTATTTTCTTAGACACCACTGCCTTGGGGCTCCAAAAAAATCTTTGTCTACCCCAAGGTTGCAAAGATAGTCTCCTGTTTATCCTAGAAGCCTTAAGAGTTTTTGCTTTCACATTTAGATCTGGGTTTCATATTAACTTTTGAGTATGCTGTGATGCTTAGTGTAATTGGAATCAACAGTGTGTATCTCCTGTGACTTTTCGTCCACTGTGGTTTGAAGTTCATTCTGTTGATGTACTGAAGCTGCAGTGTGCTCATTTCTAGAGCTCTTGAATTTCTTAGTGTGTTCCTTCAACTTTTGAACGACAGTGGTGTCGTTATAACATATGACCACATGACCCACTCTTTTACATCACATTTGTAAAATGTGATGGTAATAATAGTTAGCACCTTCCCCTTGAGGTTGTGATAATTCAGTGGAGTAGTGCTGTATGGAAGCAGACCTTGGTGGAACAGGGCCTGGCTCATAGCACGTGTCATCTGAGGTACAGAACTGCGTGGTCACGAGACACACGGTGCTTGATTTGACCAGACTCAGCCCAGTGCTCCCCAGAGTGGCCACACCCTGGAACCACTGGCGTTGTCAGGTGCCGTTTCCAGCAGTCTGCTGCGTGTTCAGTGGAGCCACGTGTGGGTTCGGTCTGCCTCGCCTGATGACCGGGAGAGCTGAGCACTGCTGCACGGTCCCTATCTGTGCCTCCTGGCCCGCGTTCTCTGTAGGCTTGCATACAGACCCGTGGGGCCCCGCGGCACTGGTCTTCTCCCACCTTGTGACTTCTGCTCTCCTTGTGATGTCTTTAGATGAACTCTATAAAGATCTTGTTAATGCAACTAAATTGATTAGATTACTATGCACGGCTGTTTTAAATGTGGTGCATTTTATTCAATAAATCCTTCAACCTCCCGTCAGATGGCAGATTTGAGTGCATTTCCCACATCAAGAGTGAATCTTGTTTCATAAATGTGAATTTCAGTTGTGTGGCAGCCACTTGGGCAGATGGCTGTGTCCGTAGACAGACTCATAGTCACCTGTTCACTGCACTAGAGCAGGCAGACGGGAGGGTGCGCACTCGGTGCCATGTTGGCCCCTGGGAGCAGGTCGGAGGCGGCCAGAGGTGGGTCTCTGGTGATGCTGGCTCCACTGGCTCCTGGGAAAGGGAGAGTTCTGGAGCAGGCCGGCACAGGGAGAAGTGCCTGGGGTCTGACAGTGGCTCTTGTTTTACAGATCCGGAACATGGTGGCGGTGCAGGAAGTCATCTCCAGCCTGGAGAAATACCCCATTACCAAAGAGGCACTGGAGGTGAGTGTCCCAGTCTGAGCCCTGGGGCGGCAGTGAGGGTGGGGCCTGGGCTGCTCCAGCCCTGGGCTTTCTCGACTTCTTGGAGCCTCAGAGACTTTGCTCACTGGCCCAGCGAGGTCTTAAAGGGAGGAGTGAGGGGGCATGCCCTTCTGGCCTGCACTGTGCCAGCCCACAGCATATGCTTCCCATGGGCACTGCAGGAAATACGAGAGGCTTTAGTTCAGAGTCAGGCCCCTCTCTCTGCAGGGGGCCCTGCACACTCTGCAGCTCGCAGCAGAGGCTCCAGTGAGTGATCCCGGCTCAAGGTCCCGCGTATTGTTGCCTTTGCCACAATGTGCTCTCACCTAGAAATCTCCCCTGGCAAAGTGTCCTTGCAGTGGCCTTGAGTGATCCGCGGCCTTCAGGAGTTGGGAGCCCATGAGATGATGCTTCTGAGAATGCCCTGTctgtcccatggactataagatCTGAGGACTTGGGTCTGAGAATTTAAATGTCATGAGGGACCCAAACAACTTCATAGGTTTTGTGTCTGGGAGACTGGTGGTTTAGGGGGCCTGTGGGGTCATTTCAAAGATACGGAGCCCTTCCCCCAGCTCCATGGGAAGCTCCGTTTCTGTCCCAGCTCCCTTTTCATGGGGTGTCCCTGTCCTAAAAGCATGTCATTGTGTCTCTTTGGCTGTAGGAAACCCGCCTTGGGAAGCTCATCAACGACGTCCGCAAGAAGACGAAGAACGAGGAGCTCGCCAAGCGGGCTAAGAAGCTGCTGCGGAGCTGGCAGAAGCTCATCGAGCCCGTGCACCAGAATGAGGCTGCGCTGCGGGGGCTGGCGGCTGCCACCGGCTCGGCCAACGGCGGTGCCCATAACTGCCGGCCAGAGGCAGGGGCGGCAGGCCCGCCCAAAAGCGTCCACGACCTGAAGTACCGCAATGACATGCCGAGGCTGTGCGGGCAGCGGCTGGACAGGTTGGGCAGCCGCAAGCGCCGGGGAGACCAGCGTGACCTCGGTCACCCGGGGCCACCTCCCAAGGTCTCCAAGGCAAGCCACGACTCCCTGGTACCCAACtcgtcccctctccccaccaatgGGATCAGCGGGAGCCCCGAGAGCTTCCCCAGCCCCCTGGACAGCAGTGGGCACGTGGGCCCTGAGGGCAACCGCCTGGAGCACGGCGAGAACGACAAGCACAGCGGCAAGATCCCCGTCAATGCCGTGAGGCCGCACACCAGCTCCCCGGGCCTGGGCAAGCCCCCCGGGCCCTGCTTGCAGACGAAGGCTGTGCTGCTGCAGCAGTTGGACAGGGTGGACGAGACTCcagggcccccccaccccaaggggCCACCTCGCTGCTCTCTCGGTTCCCGGAACTCACGGCACGAGGGCTCCTTTGCCCGGCAGCGGAGCCCATACACGTACAAGGGCTCCCTGCCCAGCCCATCACCTCGGCCCCAGTCGCTGGATGCCACCCAGGTGCCATCACCGCTTCCGCTGGCCCAGCCATCCACGCCCCCCGTGCGGCGACTCGAGCTGCTGCCCAGCGCAGAGAGCCCTGTGCGCTGGCTAGAGCAGCCAGAGGGCCACCAGCGGCTCTCAGGGTCAGGCTGCAAGGCGGGGCTGCCGCCGGCCGAGCCCCTCCTGCCCCGGGCAGGCTTCTCCCCAGACTCCTCCAAGGCGGACAGCGATGCTGCCTCCTCCGGTGGGTCGGACAGCAAAAAGAAGAAGAGGTACCGGCCTCGTGACTACACGGTTAACTTGGACGGGCAGGTGGCTGAGGCTGGTGTCAAGCCTGTCCGGTTAAAAGAGCGGAAGCTCACTTTTGACCCCATGACGAGACAGATCAAACCTCTGACCCAGAAAGAGCCAGTGCGGGCCGACAGCCCTGTGCACACGGAGCAGCCCAGGACAGAGCTGGACAAGCCCGAGGCCAAGGCCAGCCTCCAGAGCCCTTTTGAGCAGACGAACTGGAAGGAACTGTCGCGCAATGAGATCATCCAGTCCTACCTGAGCCGGCAGAGCAGCCTGCTCTCGTCGTCAGGCGCACAGACCCCGGGCGCTCACCACTTCATGTCCGAGTACCTGAAACAGGAGGAGAGCACTCGGCGCGGGGCCCGGAAGCCGCACGTGCTGGTGCCTCATGGCCCGCCCACGGACTTCCCCGGGCTGAGCCGCGAGGTCACCCAGGACGATCTGGACAGAATCCAGGCCCACCAGTGGCCAGGGGTGAACGGGTGTCAGGACACACAGGGTAACTGGTATGACTGGACGCAGTGCATATCGCTCGACCCGCACGGCGACGACGGGCGGTTGAACATTCTGCCTTATGTCTGCTTGGACTGACCGGCCCCTCGGGCTCTAAGTGCATTCCCACCTTGCAGTCAGCCATGGAGGACGGGCGCCAGGGCCCGCCGcctccagtgg includes:
- the MED26 gene encoding mediator of RNA polymerase II transcription subunit 26, with amino-acid sequence MTAAPPSPQQIRDRLLQAIDPQSNIRNMVAVQEVISSLEKYPITKEALEETRLGKLINDVRKKTKNEELAKRAKKLLRSWQKLIEPVHQNEAALRGLAAATGSANGGAHNCRPEAGAAGPPKSVHDLKYRNDMPRLCGQRLDRLGSRKRRGDQRDLGHPGPPPKVSKASHDSLVPNSSPLPTNGISGSPESFPSPLDSSGHVGPEGNRLEHGENDKHSGKIPVNAVRPHTSSPGLGKPPGPCLQTKAVLLQQLDRVDETPGPPHPKGPPRCSLGSRNSRHEGSFARQRSPYTYKGSLPSPSPRPQSLDATQVPSPLPLAQPSTPPVRRLELLPSAESPVRWLEQPEGHQRLSGSGCKAGLPPAEPLLPRAGFSPDSSKADSDAASSGGSDSKKKKRYRPRDYTVNLDGQVAEAGVKPVRLKERKLTFDPMTRQIKPLTQKEPVRADSPVHTEQPRTELDKPEAKASLQSPFEQTNWKELSRNEIIQSYLSRQSSLLSSSGAQTPGAHHFMSEYLKQEESTRRGARKPHVLVPHGPPTDFPGLSREVTQDDLDRIQAHQWPGVNGCQDTQGNWYDWTQCISLDPHGDDGRLNILPYVCLD